One segment of Brassica napus cultivar Da-Ae chromosome C3, Da-Ae, whole genome shotgun sequence DNA contains the following:
- the LOC106390007 gene encoding pantothenate kinase 2: MAGREDDEHDPPILDDKTEAEAKSSERDMAPPGPGTSIHRSGSRPQLDLSKAEIQGNFEERDPTILLPNQSDDISHLALDIGGSLIKLLYFSRHEDYSNDDDKGKKTIKERLGLTNGKLRSYPVLGGRLHFVKFETHKINECLDFIHSKQLHRRDPYPWSSKTLPLGTGVIKVTGGGAYKFADLFKERLGVSIEKEDEMHCLVSGANFLLKAIRHEAYTHMDGEKEFVQIEPNDLYPYLLVNVGSGVSIIKVDGEGKFERVSGTNVGGGTYWGLGRLLTKCKSFDELLELSQKGDNSTIDMLVGDIYGGMDYSKIGLSASTIASSFGKAISENKELEDYRPQDISLSLLRMISYNIGQISYLNALRFGLKRIFFGGFFIRGHAYTMDTISFAVHFWSKGDMQAMFLRHEGFLGAMGAFMSYEKHGLDDLMSHQLVERFPMGAPYTGGNIHGPPLGDLNEKISWMEKFVRRGTEITAPVPMTPSKTTGLGGFDVPSSRGSALRSDASALNVGVLHLVPTLEVFPLLADPKMYEPNTIDLSDQGEREYWLKVLSEHLPDLVDTAVASEGGTEDAKRRGDAFARAFSAHLARLMEEPAAYGKLGLANLLELREECLREFQFVDAYRSIKQRENEASLAVLPDLLEELDSMTEEARLLTLIEGVLAANIFDWGSRACVDLYHKGTIIEIYRMSRNKMQRPWRVDDFDAFKERMLGSGGKQPHRHKRALLFVDNSGADVILGMLPLAREFLRRGTEVVLVANSLPALNDVTAMELPDIVAGAAKHCDILRRAAEMGGLLVDAMVNPGDGSKNDSTSAPLMVVENGCGSPCIDLRQVSSELAAAAKDADLVVLEGMGRALHTNFNAQFKCEALKLAMVKNQRLAEKLINGNIYDSVCRYEPPSLSQM, encoded by the exons atggCTGGTCGAGAAGATGATGAGCATGATCCACCAATTCTTGACGATAAAACAGAAGCTGAAGCAAAATCTAGTGAAAGAGATATGGCTCCTCCTGGTCCTGGCACTTCAATCCACAGATCAGGCTCTAGGCCACAGCTTGATCTAAGCAAAGCTGAGATTCAAGGGAACTTCGAGGAGAGAGACCCCACCATTCTCTTGCCTAATCAGTCTGATGATATCTCTCATTTGGCACTTGACATCGGAG GATCTTTGATAAAGTTGCTGTATTTTTCGAGGCACGAGGACTACTCAAATGATGATGATAAGGGGAAGAAGACTATCAAGGAGAGGTTGGGTTTAACCAATGGGAAGTTGAGAAGCTATCCTGTTCTTGGTGGGAGGCTTCATTTTGTTAAGTTTGAGACTCACAAGATAAATGAGTGCTTAGATTTTATCCATTCAAAGCAGCTTCATCGCCGAG ATCCTTATCCTTGGAGTTCGAAGACCCTGCCTTTGGGGACTGGTGTTATCAAG GTCACAGGTGGTGGGGCTTATAAATTTGCAGACTTGTTCAAGGAACGGCTTGGCGTTAGCAttgagaaagaagatgaaatgCATTGTCTTGTTTCTGGAGCTAATTTTTTGCTCAAG GCTATTCGGCATGAAGCCTACACGCACATGGACGGTGAGAAAGAATTTGTACAGATAGAACCCAATGATTTGTATCCCTATCTTCTTGTTAACGTTGGGTCTGGTGTTAGCATAATCAAG GTTGATGGGGAGGGAAAGTTTGAACGTGTAAGTGGGACTAATGTTGGTGGTGGTACCTATTGGGGCTTAGGAAGACTTCTAACCAAGTGCAAGAG TTTTGATGAACTTCTAGAACTCAGTCAAAAGGGAGACAACAGTACCATTGACATGCTTGTTGGTGATATCTATGGTGGCATGGATTACTCCAAG ATTGGCCTCTCTGCTTCAACAATAGCTTCTAGCTTTGGCAAGGCCATCTCTGAAAATAAGGAACTAGAAGATTACAGACCTCAAGACATTTCCTTGTCTCTTCTGCGGATGATTTCTTACAATATCGGACAG ATATCATACTTGAACGCCCTTCGATTTGGGTTGAAGAGAATATTTTTTGGAGGATTTTTCATAAGGGGACATGCATATACCATGGACACAATCTCCTTTGCTGTACATTTCTG GTCGAAAGGAGATATGCAAGCTATGTTCTTGAGGCATGAAGGTTTTCTTGGTGCTATGGGTGCGTTCATGAGCTACGAGAAGCATGGATTGGACGATTTAATGTCACATCAGTTGGTTGAGAGGTTCCCAATGGGTGCACCATACACTGGAGGAAATATCCATGGACCACCACTTGGTGATCTGAACGAGAAG ATTTCATGGATGGAAAAGTTTGTGCGTAGAGGAACTGAAATAACTGCGCCTGTACCGATGACTCCATCGaaaactactggtcttggaggcTTTGACGTTCCCTCATCCAGAGGGAGTGCTCTAAGATCTGACGCTAGTGCTTTAAACGTTGGTGTTCTTCATCTTGTGCCCACACTAGAGGTGTTCCCATTACTGGCTGACCCCAAAAT GTATGAGCCTAACACCATTGACCTATCAGACCAAGGCGAAAGAGA GTACTGGCTCAAAGTTTTGTCTGAGCATTTGCCAGACCTGGTTGATACG GCTGTTGCAAGTGAAGGAGGAACTGAGGATGCGAAAAGGCGTGGTGATGCTTTTGCTCGTGCCTTCTCTGCTCATTTGGCAAG ATTAATGGAAGAGCCAGCTGCATACGGAAAGCTGGGGCTCGCAAATCTATTGGAGCTTAGGGAAGAGTGCTTAAGAGAGTTCCAGTTTGTTGATGCCTATAGAAGCATCAAGCAAAG GGAGAACGAGGCATCACTTGCTGTTTTACCTGATTTACTGGAGGAGCTTGACTCGATGACCGAG GAAGCGAGGTTGCTTACACTAATAGAAGGTGTTTTAGCTGCAAACATATTTGACTGGGGATCTCGAGCATGTGTTGATCTTTATCACAAAGGAACCATTATTGAAATATACAGAATGAGTCGCAACAAGATGCAGAGACCTTGGAGG GTAGATGATTTTGATGCTTTCAAAGAAAGGATGCTTGGATCTGGAGGTAAGCAGCCTCATCGACATAAAAGAGCGTTACTCTTTGTTGATAACTCAGGAGCAGACGTCATTCTTGGGATGCTTCCTCTTGCCAGAGAGTTTCTCCGTCGCGGAACTGAA GTTGTTCTTGTAGCAAACTCTCTTCCTGCTCTCAATGATGTGACCGCTATGGAACTCCCTGATATAGTCGCTGGTGCTGCTAAG CACTGTGATATTCTGAGGAGAGCGGCGGAAATGGGAGGCTTGCTTGTAGATGCCATGGTGAATCCGGGAGATGGGTCAAAGAATGATTCAACTTCAGCACCTTTGATGGTTGTTGAAAATGGATGCGGGAGTCCTTGTATCGACCTCAGACAAGTCAGCTCAGAGCTTGCAGCTGCTGCCAAAGATGCTGATCTT GTTGTCTTGGAAGGTATGGGAAGAGCTCTTCACACCAACTTCAACGCTCAATTCAAATGCGAGGCTCTCAAG CTAGCAATGGTTAAGAACCAGAGATTGGCTGAGAAGTTGATAAATGGAAACATATATGACAGTGTTTGCAGATATGAGCCTCCCTCTCTATCTCAAATGTAA